Within the Arthrobacter sp. V1I7 genome, the region CGGCCCGTTAGAATTTGGAGAATTCGTGTCCACGAACCTTGAAGGCATCATCAACCCGCCGATCGACGAGCTGCTGAAGGCCGCCGACTCGAAGTACGGACTGGTAATCTTCGGCGCCAAGCGCGCACGTCAGATCAACGCCTACTACGCCCAGCTGCACGAGGGCCTGTTCGAGTACGTCGGCCCGCTGGTCGACACCAAGCTCAACGAGAAGTCGCTTTCGATCGCCCTGCGCGAAATCAACGAAGGCAAGCTCGTCTCCACGCCGGTCGAAGCTGCCGAGTAATTACGTAGCCGTAGACGGAGGTCACGTGCGCATAGTCCTCGGAGTCGGGGGAGGGATTGCCGCCTACAAGGTGGCGTCGCTCCTCCGGCTTTTTACTGAAGCGGGCCACGACGTCACGGTCATCCCTACGGAGGCCGCAACGCGCTTCGTCGGCGTTGCCACCTGGGAAGCCCTGTCCGGGCATCCGGTCAGCAACAGCGTCTTCGACGACGTCCACACCGTCAACCACGTCCGCCTCGGCCACGAGGCCGAGCTGATTGTGGTGGCCCCCGCGACCGCGGACCTGCTGGCGCGCGCGGCAACGGGACAGGCTGACGACCTGCTCACCAACACCCTGCTGATGGCCGGCGGCTGTCCGGTGCTGATGGCACCCGCCATGCACACCGAGATGTGGCAGCACGCCGCCACCCAGGCCAACGTCGAGACGCTGCGCAGCCGCGGCGTCACCGTGCTGGAACCGGCCTCGGGCCGGCTGACCGGCACGGACTCCGGGCCCGGCCGGCTGCCCGAACCCGAGGCCATCTTCGAGGCGTCCATGGCCCTCGCCGGCGCCCCGGCGGTGCCCAACGCCCCGGCCGGGCTGCCGGCGGAAGACCTGCCGGCGGGGGGCCTGCCGCTGTCCGGGCTGACGGTCACCATCAGCGCCGGCGGCACCCGCGAACCGCTGGACCCGGTGCGTTTCCTCGGCAACCGTTCCTCCGGCAAGCAGGGCGTGGCCCTCGCGGTCGCCGCCCGCGAGGCCGGCGCGAAAGTCAGACTCCTCGCCGCCCACATGGAGGTCCCGGCTCCCGAGGGCGTTGAACTGGTCCGGGTGGAGACCGCCCTGGAGCTGCGGAAGGCCGCGCTGCAGGCAGCCGCGGACTCCGACGTCATCATCATGGCCGCGGCCGTCGCCGACTTCCGCCCCGCGGACATCTCCGG harbors:
- the rpoZ gene encoding DNA-directed RNA polymerase subunit omega, encoding MSTNLEGIINPPIDELLKAADSKYGLVIFGAKRARQINAYYAQLHEGLFEYVGPLVDTKLNEKSLSIALREINEGKLVSTPVEAAE
- the coaBC gene encoding bifunctional phosphopantothenoylcysteine decarboxylase/phosphopantothenate--cysteine ligase CoaBC: MRIVLGVGGGIAAYKVASLLRLFTEAGHDVTVIPTEAATRFVGVATWEALSGHPVSNSVFDDVHTVNHVRLGHEAELIVVAPATADLLARAATGQADDLLTNTLLMAGGCPVLMAPAMHTEMWQHAATQANVETLRSRGVTVLEPASGRLTGTDSGPGRLPEPEAIFEASMALAGAPAVPNAPAGLPAEDLPAGGLPLSGLTVTISAGGTREPLDPVRFLGNRSSGKQGVALAVAAREAGAKVRLLAAHMEVPAPEGVELVRVETALELRKAALQAAADSDVIIMAAAVADFRPADISGTKIKKRDDVADPVISLVRNPDILRELVEVRDAASRNQFIVGFAAETGDADGDVLAYAAAKLRRKACDLLVVNQVGKDRVFGEDTNSVVILSRSGSEPQEASGAKSDVAAAVIDRISAELSRLVPPA